A stretch of Desulfitobacterium dichloroeliminans LMG P-21439 DNA encodes these proteins:
- a CDS encoding MFS transporter, whose protein sequence is MERISLDSKQDWKKNIILFLTSQTISLFGSSLVQYSIMWYIILKTQSGIMMMISIICGFLPTFFLSPFAGVWADRYNRKTLIILADSMIATCTLILALLFYAGYDMMWLLFAMSAIRALGAAVQMPAIGAFLPQLVPEEQLTRVNAVNGSIQSAVMLISPLLSGALMSVTSLEVIFMIDVLTATVAIVFLLLFLHVPAHRKAQEKQSVSYFGDMVEGIRYINSHAFLKKFFLFCAGFMILAAPAAFLTPLHVTRAFGVDVWRLTALEVTFSIGMMVGGILMAAWGGFKNRVYSMTLGTLMFGVCTVALGVTPNFWVYLLFMSLIGVAMPIFNTPSYVMLQEKVEPDFLGRVFGVLSMISSTMMPLGMLVFGPLADIVPIEYMLLGTGVLIFFESFFLLGSKVLVEAGKPNVKADPS, encoded by the coding sequence TTGGAGCGGATTTCTCTGGATAGCAAGCAAGACTGGAAAAAGAACATTATATTATTCCTAACAAGTCAGACCATATCCCTTTTTGGCTCATCCTTGGTTCAATATTCTATTATGTGGTATATCATCTTGAAGACTCAATCGGGAATTATGATGATGATCTCCATTATTTGTGGTTTTTTGCCCACCTTTTTTCTTTCGCCCTTTGCCGGGGTATGGGCAGATCGATATAACCGCAAAACCCTGATTATCCTAGCTGATTCCATGATTGCTACCTGTACCCTTATCTTGGCGCTCCTGTTTTATGCCGGATATGACATGATGTGGCTGCTTTTTGCGATGTCAGCGATTCGTGCTCTGGGAGCAGCCGTGCAAATGCCTGCGATAGGGGCCTTCCTTCCCCAGTTGGTTCCGGAGGAGCAATTAACCAGGGTGAATGCGGTCAACGGCAGTATCCAATCGGCGGTTATGCTGATTTCCCCGTTGTTGAGCGGGGCCTTGATGTCGGTGACTTCTCTTGAAGTAATTTTCATGATCGATGTGCTGACAGCGACGGTTGCCATTGTATTTTTGCTACTGTTTTTGCATGTCCCTGCCCACCGCAAAGCTCAAGAGAAACAGTCAGTAAGTTATTTTGGTGATATGGTTGAAGGAATACGTTATATAAATAGCCATGCCTTTTTAAAGAAGTTCTTCCTTTTCTGCGCAGGGTTCATGATTCTGGCCGCTCCGGCAGCGTTTCTGACACCCTTGCATGTGACTCGAGCCTTTGGGGTCGATGTCTGGCGCTTGACAGCTCTTGAAGTGACTTTTTCTATAGGGATGATGGTGGGTGGAATTCTAATGGCGGCCTGGGGAGGGTTCAAGAATCGGGTGTACTCCATGACTCTTGGCACACTTATGTTTGGAGTTTGCACCGTAGCTCTTGGGGTCACTCCGAATTTTTGGGTATACCTTTTGTTTATGAGTTTGATTGGAGTAGCCATGCCGATATTTAATACTCCTTCTTATGTCATGCTTCAGGAGAAGGTTGAGCCGGATTTTCTCGGGCGGGTTTTTGGGGTGCTCTCCATGATTTCCAGCACCATGATGCCCTTAGGGATGCTTGTTTTCGGCCCGCTAGCTGATATTGTCCCCATAGAATATATGCTCTTAGGAACCGGAGTGTTGATATTTTTTGAGAGCTTTTTCCTTTTGGGCAGTAAGGTTCTGGTGGAGGCAGGGAAACCAAATGTTAAGGCTGATCCGTCATAG
- the carB gene encoding carbamoyl-phosphate synthase large subunit, translating into MPKRNDIHKIMIIGSGPIVIGQAAEFDYSGTQACKALKQLGYEIVLVNSNPATVMTDPTTADATYIEPLNVKRIAEIIEKERPDALLPNLGGQTGLNLSSELAKEGILDHYGVQIIGVQLDAIERGEDRIAFKQTMEKLGIDMPKSSPAYSVEEAEKIAQELGYPVVVRPAYTMGGTGGGLVYNVEELRTVSNRGIAASMIGQILIEESVLGWEELELEVVRDAKNQMITVCFIENIDPVGVHTGDSFCSAPMLTISQELQERLQKYAYSIVEAIEVIGGTNVQFAHNPATGRVVIIEINPRTSRSSALASKATGFPIALISSLLAAGLTLDEIPYWRAGTLDKYTPYGDYVVIKFARWAFEKFKGVEDKLGTQMRAVGEVMSIGKNYKEALQKAIRSLEIGRYGLGFAKDFHNKSLGELLALLQEPSSERQFIMYEALRKGANPEDLSQITYIKLWFIQQMKELVDLEEKILNYQDQELPGHLLLQAKKDGFADRYLAQILHVPEANIRKQRLALALPQAWDSVPVSGVENAAYYYSTYNGPDKVSTSNREKVLILGGGPNRIGQGIEFDYCCVHAAFALRDLGYETIMINCNPETVSTDYDTSDKLYFEPLTVEDVLSIYEKEQPLGAIVQFGGQTPLNIATQLQDAGVKILGTPPDVINLAEDRDQFRKMMEQLDIPMPQAGMAANLEEALEAAEFIGYPVMVRPSFVLGGRGMEVVYDKEQLQEYVSAAVDLTSENPILIDRFLVNAIEAEADAVSDGKLACVPAVMEHIELAGIHSGDSACVIPPISIPENHLKTIVDYTQKIAQELHVIGLMNIQYAIADDKVYVLEANPRASRTVPLVSKVCNIPMARLATELVMADYAGIENDTVTNFKPPVLQHFGVKEAVFPFDKFPEVDPLLGPEMRSTGEVLGMADSFGLAYYKAQEATQSPLPSTGTVLMSIAEQDRSPIVAETAQEFLKLGFTIKATQGTRQYLQDHGIDSEYIYKIYEGRPHIPDEIMNGKIQLVINTPTGKRSLQDDSYIRKTAIKHKIPYITTTAAALASAKGIAAHREAANTNAVVKSLQEYHAQLNPTDNEK; encoded by the coding sequence ATGCCCAAAAGAAATGATATCCATAAGATTATGATTATCGGTTCAGGGCCGATTGTGATCGGACAAGCTGCAGAATTTGATTATTCAGGAACACAAGCCTGTAAAGCACTGAAGCAGCTAGGTTATGAAATCGTCTTAGTAAATTCCAACCCTGCCACGGTCATGACTGATCCTACCACGGCAGATGCTACGTATATTGAGCCTCTCAATGTCAAGAGAATAGCCGAGATTATTGAAAAAGAGCGTCCTGATGCTCTCCTACCTAATTTAGGTGGACAGACGGGTTTAAACCTCAGTTCTGAGCTAGCTAAGGAAGGGATTCTCGATCACTATGGGGTGCAAATCATTGGGGTTCAGTTAGACGCTATCGAGCGCGGTGAAGATCGCATCGCCTTTAAGCAAACCATGGAGAAGCTGGGCATTGACATGCCGAAGAGCAGTCCTGCTTACAGCGTCGAAGAAGCAGAAAAAATCGCGCAGGAGCTGGGTTACCCTGTAGTTGTGCGTCCAGCATATACCATGGGTGGTACCGGTGGCGGTTTAGTCTACAATGTGGAAGAGCTAAGAACCGTCAGCAACCGCGGTATTGCCGCCAGTATGATTGGGCAAATTCTGATTGAAGAATCTGTGCTGGGTTGGGAAGAGTTGGAGTTAGAAGTAGTTCGCGATGCCAAGAACCAAATGATTACGGTCTGCTTCATCGAAAACATTGACCCCGTCGGCGTTCACACGGGAGACTCCTTCTGTAGTGCACCGATGTTAACCATCAGCCAAGAGCTTCAAGAGCGCTTGCAAAAATATGCCTATTCCATCGTTGAAGCCATCGAAGTCATCGGTGGAACCAACGTTCAGTTTGCTCACAACCCAGCCACAGGGCGGGTCGTCATCATCGAAATCAATCCCCGAACCTCCAGGTCCTCAGCACTAGCCTCCAAAGCTACCGGATTTCCCATTGCCTTAATCTCCTCTCTGCTGGCTGCGGGACTCACTCTCGATGAAATACCCTACTGGCGCGCTGGGACTTTGGATAAATATACACCCTACGGCGATTATGTCGTGATTAAATTTGCTCGCTGGGCTTTTGAAAAGTTTAAAGGGGTAGAAGACAAACTCGGAACACAAATGCGCGCTGTTGGGGAAGTCATGAGTATCGGTAAAAACTATAAGGAAGCCCTACAGAAAGCGATCCGTTCCTTGGAGATCGGTCGCTACGGCTTAGGCTTCGCTAAGGATTTCCACAATAAAAGCTTAGGAGAGCTACTCGCTTTGCTGCAGGAGCCCTCCAGTGAACGACAATTTATTATGTATGAAGCCTTGCGCAAGGGGGCCAATCCCGAAGACTTAAGTCAAATAACCTATATTAAGCTCTGGTTTATCCAACAAATGAAAGAGCTCGTAGACTTGGAAGAAAAAATTCTTAATTATCAAGATCAAGAGCTTCCCGGTCACCTACTGTTGCAAGCCAAGAAGGATGGTTTTGCAGACCGCTATCTGGCTCAGATCTTACATGTGCCGGAAGCCAACATTAGAAAGCAACGTTTAGCCTTAGCCCTTCCTCAAGCTTGGGATAGCGTGCCGGTAAGCGGAGTGGAAAATGCCGCTTATTACTACTCCACCTATAACGGTCCCGACAAAGTAAGCACCAGCAACCGCGAAAAAGTTCTCATTTTAGGCGGTGGCCCTAACCGTATTGGTCAAGGGATCGAATTCGATTACTGCTGTGTCCACGCTGCTTTTGCCTTACGGGATTTAGGCTACGAGACCATCATGATCAACTGCAACCCGGAGACTGTTTCTACAGATTATGACACCTCGGATAAACTCTATTTTGAACCGCTTACCGTGGAAGACGTCTTAAGTATTTACGAAAAAGAGCAACCCCTCGGCGCAATCGTTCAGTTTGGCGGTCAAACCCCTCTAAATATAGCCACTCAATTACAGGATGCAGGGGTGAAAATACTGGGTACCCCTCCGGATGTGATTAATCTGGCCGAGGATCGGGATCAGTTCCGCAAAATGATGGAACAATTGGATATCCCTATGCCCCAAGCCGGTATGGCAGCTAACTTAGAGGAAGCACTGGAAGCAGCTGAATTCATTGGTTATCCCGTCATGGTCCGCCCTTCTTTTGTCCTAGGTGGGCGAGGAATGGAAGTTGTTTATGATAAGGAGCAACTTCAAGAATACGTAAGCGCAGCTGTTGACCTCACCTCAGAAAATCCGATTCTCATCGATAGATTTTTAGTCAATGCCATCGAAGCGGAAGCCGATGCGGTTTCCGACGGCAAGCTTGCTTGCGTCCCGGCTGTCATGGAGCATATTGAATTAGCAGGGATTCACTCCGGGGACTCCGCCTGCGTCATTCCACCCATCAGTATTCCGGAAAACCACCTAAAAACGATCGTCGACTACACCCAAAAAATCGCCCAAGAGCTTCACGTCATTGGGTTGATGAATATTCAATACGCCATAGCCGATGATAAAGTCTATGTACTGGAAGCCAATCCGCGCGCCTCCCGTACTGTGCCATTGGTTTCCAAGGTCTGCAACATTCCCATGGCCCGCTTAGCCACCGAGTTAGTGATGGCCGATTATGCAGGCATTGAAAACGATACGGTGACCAACTTTAAACCGCCCGTGCTTCAACACTTTGGGGTGAAAGAAGCGGTCTTCCCCTTCGACAAATTCCCAGAGGTCGATCCTCTGCTCGGACCGGAGATGCGTTCGACAGGAGAAGTCTTAGGCATGGCCGACTCCTTTGGTTTGGCTTATTATAAGGCTCAGGAAGCTACTCAATCCCCTCTTCCCTCAACAGGAACCGTGCTCATGAGTATTGCTGAGCAGGATCGTTCCCCCATCGTTGCCGAAACTGCCCAAGAGTTTCTGAAATTAGGGTTTACCATCAAAGCAACCCAAGGAACCCGTCAGTATCTGCAAGACCACGGCATCGACTCCGAATACATCTATAAGATTTATGAAGGCCGACCCCATATCCCTGATGAGATTATGAATGGCAAGATTCAATTGGTTATTAACACCCCCACCGGCAAGCGCAGTCTGCAGGACGATTCCTATATTCGCAAGACAGCTATTAAACACAAAATACCTTACATCACTACCACGGCTGCTGCCTTAGCTAGCGCCAAAGGAATTGCTGCACATCGCGAGGCTGCCAACACCAATGCCGTTGTGAAATCCTTGCAAGAATATCATGCTCAGTTGAATCCGACAGATAACGAAAAGTAA